GGCCACTGGCGTGTTGATGTGCGGATGACCTCAATGCCCTGTATATCGCAATGAAACCTCCCCGGACGGATAAATTGATACTTAACAGGGCACATGAAAAAATCAGCAATACGAAATATGTCCGTCTGCTAAATCGCAATGTGATTTTCTGCCGGCAACCTATCCGAAATGTAAGGAATACGGTGACGACTGTCGAAATTGGGAACAATAAATCACACCATCGTAACGAAGCGGTCACGCTTGGCAGGAAGTCTGCAAGATTTCCCGCCAACATATAACTTGACAGAGGAATGGCTGAAAAATAGGTACGGTAATACATCAGGTTGGCAACCATCCATATATCCAGCACAGACATGACAAGCACGCCTGCCGCAATATGCCTTGTCAATATATAAGGGACAGACAACAGAAGGGTTGCCACAAAAGCAGTGGCATACGATTCCCAGCATGAAAAAGGTGTAAAGGTGGTGTAATAACACCATATTGCATTGAACAGGAGAAACTTGAAAAATATTCCTGCTACTGGAATGACGGACAGCATCTTGTTGTCCGTGACATCCCTTTCTTGTTTACCAACAGTCATTGGCTAATTCAGTTTAGCGATTCTTCCTAATTATTTTTCACTACACAGAGAACGATAATATCTTGTCTCATAAGATAAAATATATCACCATCAATTATTTTAATCTGGGTTGCTCTCAAAACAGTCCGGATAGTTGCATTCATGCTAAATACGATTCATAATTTTCCTCTTCGTTTTGTCTGCTGTTTTACGATACGACTGTCCCCCATTTCAAATGAATCCGATACGGTTTTTTCTGTATATTTCCTACTTTTTCCACCAAACGTATAAGTGATACCTATGGTGATGTCCTGCATGGGTTCAATGAATCGTGATATATTCGTGAAGTCCTTGGTGCGAGATACCGACTCCCAATACATTTTACCACCATGACCTAAACCGCTCATGCCACTGATAGCCACATCCAGTTTGTCATTGAGGAAGGAGCGTGCGAGTGTTGCGCTTATCATCATCATACCCGAATCGTAACCTTGGAGAGAGTACCGACGCGACATCCATTCCAGATTACTGCTCCATTTCAACTGCCAAGGCAGATTCTGTTGCCACCCCAGATTCAGGTTACCATGCCAACCATAGTTACGGGCATCAATCTCCCGGCTTCGCATGTCACTATAGCCCACCTCTCCATTCAGCATCAAGCGGGTTGAACGTGTCGCATTCCATGAGGCATAAGCATTCAGCGATGTCTTGCGATTTCTGGCTATATTGCCAAAGGTGGTATTTATACGCCCGTCCTTCATTGATGAATACCGGACAATACCATCGTTACTCCATGAATGATTGAGGCTGATTCGCATTGCTAACGTATTTGCCCTCAACGTATGTACAATAGCCAGATTATTTAGATGTTGTGCTTTCAGGTTGGGATTGCCATACGAAAGCTGGGTAGGGTCGGACTTATTGACATATGGGTCGAGTTCATTGATTCTTGGCCGACGTATACGCATGGTGTAGCTCACGCCAAATGTGCTGTTCTCCTTAGCTTTGGCAGTAAGAGAGACGGATGGTACGAGGTCGCCATAGTGAAGCGAGAATTTACTCCCTTCTCCCTTCAGATAGCGTGATTTCTGCCAGGTATGTTCATAGCGAAGGCCCTCCTTCAAGCCCAGCCATCCCCATTGAGCCTCCCATTCGGCATACAGGGCGGCTATGTTTTGAGATTGTCGGTAGTGCATGGCAGCCGCCTTTTGTTCCACGAAACCGCCATTCAAAAAGCGCATTTCGGTAGCCTGACTCTCTCCACGGTCGAAGGAGAACTTCACACCGGTGTTGAGTTGTTGATGCCGGGTAAGCGGAATGGTAAGGTCGGTGGATAGGTGGTGTTGTGTGGTGCGATCACAAATTTCTGTCCGGATGTCCTTCACAGTGGAAGTGATTTCGGGGTGCAAGGAGGTGTCAAGACCATCGTATCTGTTCTCTGTATCATTTCGGTTGGGAGCATGGCTTATCTGATAACTCGCAAACAGCCTGCCCCTGTCACCCCACTGACGTTGGTAATCGATGCCTCCATCTACCGAAATCTCGTTCATATTCATCTTCTGACTACCACTGAAAGCCATCTCCTGTCCCCACATACCGCCTGAGTAAAGATAGGAGGGACGGCTCTTTTCTTTTGTAGCAAACCAAGTCGTGGACATGGAAACATGGAGTGATTGGACGGAATCAATCTCGTATCCCACACCAACTTCGCCCATTGAGAATGGCATTTTCGATGAGGACTTTTGTCGCATCCATTGACGTGTCCCGTTGCCGGTCACCTCCGATTCTACAATGATACCCGTTGAATACATATATTCTCCGTTCAAATTTACGTCATACGACCATTTGCTTTGTTGACCGGAGAGACTGGCGTCAACTCCGTTGCTCAGAATACCTGTCAGAAGGTGTACGGAGCCACTTGTGGCTCCGTCATACCCGTCATCTTCTAATGCCAATGCTTGTTTGGCACCACCTTTCTTGGTGGTGATGCAAAGGACACCTCCAGTTCCCTCTGCATCATACTGGGCACCTGGATTGGTGATAACTTCAATGTTCTTCACGTGACTGGCAGGCATACTGCGTAACGTCTGTTTTGGATTGCGAGTGATGACAGTACTCAATCTTCCGTCCACATAAACCTTGAACTGTGCGGAGCCGTTTACCATGATATTGTTTCGTCCGTCCACGGTCACCATAGGAACCTTGCGCAGTATGTCCAATACACTGCGTGTCTTTGACTCCACATCATTACTCACCTGATAAGTCACCTTGTCGGTTTTTAGTTTGACTATCGGGATCTGATGCACGATGACAACCTCCTCAAGGTGCTGTGTCGGATAAACAACTATCGTATCTGCCTTTTCCTCGATTACCCCCTGTGCACTTACCCCCATAGGTAATCCTATAGCTGTTAGCAGGAATGCCTTTGCCGCCATGCCAATATTTGATTTCTTACTATGCATTTTTGCCAAAATATTTATGTTATCAAAATAACGAACCGTATCCGATTGTCAGCCATATTCTTTCCCCATTTGCTGCTGCCATTAATGTTTGCATTCCAGTAATTTATCCCCAGATAAAACGCAAGATTATCCCACTTCATAATAATTTTCAGAAAACATAAGGATGAAGTGAATACACCGAGCCCACATGTAAATGCAGTCATTAATAATTAATTGGGGGCAACATGATGATCTGAATAAAGACAACGCCTCACAGTATGTCAATATTACTTATTATCCTCTCCGTTTTTATTGACTTTATTTGCTTTTCCTTTGAGGATCTCAGGTTGGTTGGCAAGTATCCACAAAAAATGAGGGAAAGGCAATACCAATTTTACAGTGTTCCCATCTTTTGTTGTTTCCATCTTTTTCTTAAATATAATGTAACTATTATCTTTTGAAAATCGTCCTTTGGGAGAATGCGTTGATAAAACCAGAAGTTCCAACAGTTTTTCAAATAACTCTTGCTCTTCTATGAGTTTCAAAGGAAGTGGATTTTCCATTTTGAACTATTGACGTTATTTAATAGTATATCCAAAACTTAGGTAAGGATACAATAACGGGGTCTTATATAATCCATGTTTATCTCCAAAATTATTACTGACCCTTATCCGTAGCAGCATGAACGGCAATTTGTCATGCAAATAACTAATAAAAAGACAATTGTCAATACGACTCCTTTTTCGATATCCCATTACTCCATTCATTTTTGTTAGCAAACCATAATACATAACAATCCTATTGGAAAGAAAAAATACATGCGTTTCTTCTTCCTTCCCAATAGGATTTTTAACACTTTATTTTACTGTAACTGAAATAGTTCCAGCTTTCTTATCCTTATCAGTAACAGTCACTGAAGTGCTGCCAGCCTTGACACCTTTGATAATAATCTTTCCATCTTTGATTGTGACTGTGGCAATTTTCGTGTCCTTGGCGGTTGCTGTAAAAGGAGCGGAACCACCTTTTACAGTGACAGTCTCTTCCTTCCCGGCAGTTACGGATATAGACTTTTTATCGAAATCAAGTTCGGATGCCATATCTTTGACCATCACAGGAACCTTTCCTGTAAGTTTCTTTGAGTCGGAGATGAGTATGGTCGCTGTACCATTTTTGACACCGGTAATTGTAATAGTGTTCTTGTCTGCTTTAGCTGTTGCAATCTTGCTATCACTTGAGGTCACTGTAAATGGAGCCGTGCCACCGCTTACAGTCACCGTTGCTGTTTTACCGGGAGCCACTTCTACCTTAGAAGGGGTGCACTTGAGATCTGGAACTTTGGGGTCATCGTTCTTATCGCAGGAACCCATGGTTACTGCAAGAACACAGGCGAAAAACGCCATAGTGAATTTGATAAATTTTACTTTTTTCATTGTTCTTTTTTTTAAACCTTGTTGTTTTGTTGAACGCTCTTTTATGCAATTGCAAAACAAAAGTAGTACTTCAGTGTAAGCTCTTCAATTACATTTTATCTAAAACGGCGAAAACAGCATCCGAAACGCCGTATTCATTATTTGAAATAACTTTCTTACGGGTTTTGCAATCTTGTTTTAGATTATCACATAATCATATGAACTTTATTTTATGGGCTGTTTAATAGTCACCGTCACTTGTTCTGCCTTGTTGGACGGATTGTATAGCAAATGGCTGCACGAACTCATACATACCACGCACCCGCATAGCAGAATCCATACTGCAATAATCGTTATTTTGCTTTTTTTCTGTTTCATACTTGTCAATGATTAAAGAATAAACCTTTCAGGATTTGCTGGAACATCCCACCAAAATCAGCGTTTATTTCGCTGCCGTTATGCTTATACGACGGACGTATAATCGGCACAGTCCATTGCTGGTGGAACAAGTTGTTTCCATAACGTCTCATGCCCACATCCATTGACCATCGTTCTGCCAAATCAAAAGACAGATAACCGCCATAATGATAGCCGTCTAAACACCTCTTCGGTTTCATATCCAACAGATAGTATGTACCAAAGAGATGAAGCGATGTTTTGGGATAGAATTTATAGGAAACATCGGCTCCCATTCCGAATGTATTGCTACTCGAACGAGGAATACTCAGTTTGTGCGCATAGAGGCTTATGCCCAATTTCCATCTCTCGTTTGGAGAATATGCCGTTTTAACTTCAGCATAGTTCGATACGCCAACTCCTATGATGTTCTCCTGTCTGCCACGACCCCAAACATTCACCTTGTCAAACCGATGAATAACTCCGCCAACGCGATATTCGCCTTTATGTAAGGATGAACGGTCAACAGGGATTCCTAACGTGTAATCAGGGCGAAAATTCAAAAGCATTTCAGGCTTCTTGTGAATGATACCAAAATGTGGAGACAGAAATGACTTTCCATATTCAAAAGACGGCAGTTTGGTGGTGTCAATGCCCGGTGCAATCCGTTTGGTATGTTCAGGGGACAACATTGGTTTTTCTTGCCCGTACAATCGGGAGCAAACGGACAACATAGCCATGATAATGAGAACCACAATATATGCCGCCAGATTAATACCGCAAATTTTCAATTTCTGTTTCCACATAATGATACTTTAAATCTTAAAGCTAAACTTGAATAGTTTTATATTAAAATTCATATTCAATGGAATCTTTTATTTCTTTTTCTTCCAAATGAAAGACTAAATTGAATTGGAATTTTCCTTTATTCTCTGGCTCTTTTTTGAATTTTAAAACAAGGGTTGGTGCAATAAGCTTCGTATTTCTATTATTTATTTTCGTAAGTTCATCTTTCAGCATCTTTGCTCCTTCAATTCCCCAATATTCTGTCATATCTATATATTGTCCAACATCTTTATCTTCTTTCTTATAACCACTTTGTATGTAATCATAATAAGAAATATACCTACATTCTATCAAATCTGAAATATCACTTCCAGCAGGATGCGATGCATCAAAATTCTCGACAGTGTAGACTTCAATCTTGTATATACTATCATTAATTGCCGTACGTGGTCCATCAATAGTATATCTATTATAAGATAAATCATTGTAATATATTGATAAAGCATCAAAACTCCTACCAGAAGTAATCAAATCCCCCTTAAACGTGATTTTAATTCCTGAATTCATTTTTGATATGACAATAGATTCGGGTGTCAAATAACCAGTAACAAATGTTTTATTGAATGTAGCACCTGTTGGTGCATCTTCTTTTTCTTTAGAGTAGCAGAACAAACAACAGAGTGCCCCAACCATCATGATATACGTGAAAACTTTCATGGCTTTTGTCATTTGCGAATACCTATTTCAGAACATATAAGCGCAAGATGCCACAAATGTCCTGTTCTTGTTGTCCACACCACTCTTGTTTATATTCTTCATCCCCCAATCATACCCAATGGAAAGCTGGATATGGCGGGCAATCTCCGTTCCGGCACGGAATCCCAGCCCCCAATCGAAGCGATTAAGCATCTTGTCACTGAACACATTGCCTACCATCTCTTTTGTCGTGGCAGTTCCCTTATCGGGAGTGATGGTTTCTTTTGCTTTACCAAACAGGCCGATGTTAAAATATGGTCCAGCGTTGATGAACAAACTGACGTTCCGTCCTACGGGAAACTTGTAACCGATATGGATGGGAATATTCAGGTAGTAAGGGGTACACTTATTGTCTGAAGTATAGCCAGATGATGGTTTGTCCGGTTTTTCGCCTGCAGAGGGGTTATAGTTACCGTCGTAATAGTATCCCGGACTCTTCCAGCCATGTGAAGAGAGCATCAATCCGAAGTCCATGTAAAGGCCTTTTGTCACTATAGGAAGACCAAGTTCTCCCTTTACACCGACATGAAAACCGGACTGAGATTTGTAACCACTTGGAGAACTGAGATTGTAACCTCCCGTTATTCCCACTCTGAAATCTTGTGCTTTCGCCACCATGCAGAATGGCAGGGCGAGAAGCAATGTCAATAGAATTTTCTTCATACAAAAATCATTTATAAAAAAACAAATAAGTTACTTTTCATGCCTCATGGTCTCATTATGTGCCAATATGTACATACAATATAACTGGCCGAATGTACGCTTGGACAAACGTAAATCATCTTCGTTCTCAACATCTAATTTATGGAAGCCTTGGCTATCTTTTACTATATGCTTTATAAAGCGTCGTTTTGCGATTTCCCATTTAAGGAACAGGCCATCGTCCAAAGAAGGGGGCAAACTCAATTTCTTCTCAATATTCCAAAAATCAATATCAATATAGATGCTATCATTCTTTCTGATACGTTCTTGGAAACTGTGATTATGTATAGCTATTGCTTTCTTCTCTTTCTCTTGTGACGTATGAGGATAATGTAAAGTTATGCTATCTCCTTTCTGGATAGAATACAGATCAAAATCATACCTGTCATCCAACAAATAAATTTTCACCTCATCATCACTAAAGCTGTATCCGACAATCGCAGACGTTGCAATGTTCCTCTCTTCATATTTTTTTTGCAAATCCGTTGTTAAATCGACATTTGCAATAGCTAACACATAGCAAGTATCTAAAGAATTGTTTTCAAACAATTCTTTAGATTCAGCTCTCTGATAGACAAGACACAAAAGTAAGCAGAATACTATATTGGCATGTCTTCTCAAAAAACTTAAATGTTTCATGCTACTTAAAAATTTGGTTGATTCAGACTTTATCATGCGGTATTTACCCTATATGGATGCAAAATTACCCGTGTTGCTTTGGCTGTAACAGTAAAATTCGGCTGAAACGGATAAATTTATATCTGAACCGCCCAAATAGGCGGTTTATTTTGAAAAACAGATTTTCTAAATGGTATTTCGGCAAACATAAAGTGCAACTCCATCCGTTTCAACATTCATTTTCATCACTTCAATGGTGATTTTATCCGTTTCAGTCGGTTTTATCCTATCAACTAAAGATGTAAATCCCTATTTTTGCGGAATATGAAGTAACTTTGTATCTGATATGGCCAACGAGAATATAAAAATAATGAATTGGAAGAACGGTCTGTTGTTATCAACCGTTTCCTATATGCTCTACCTCATTCTGTGGTTTATACTCGATGATGAAACCGCCGGCCAATTACCGGAGATGGCAATAGCCGATTATATCATCGATTATCTGTTGTGTATGCTGTTTACCTACATCTCTTTAGGATTTTCCTTTTTGGTCTTTAGGGTATTGCCATTTAGGACATCTTATGTGTGGGTGATTGTCTATGCTTCCTGCCTTTTTACCCTGAACAACGTTGTCGCATTCGGCATGATTTCTTTGTTCAACTTCTTATGGGGTGAAAACGGCAACGGGCTTCTTGACGAGCTCCTCAACATGAAAGGCGCATATACTTTTGCCATGATTTCCACATTCTTGTCAAGCGTCTATGCCAACACGTTCTATCTTCAGTCTTACATCAAGGCACGCAACGAGAAACAGGCACTTGAAATGGCACTGATGAAAGAAAAGGAGATAGCCTTGCAGTCACAGCTCAATTCCCTGAAACTGCAAATCAATCCGCATTTCATGTTCAACAACTTCAACAATCTGCTGGAGCTGATTGAGGAGGATAGCGGACTTGCCGGAAAATTCCTGAGCAATCTGTCGAAAGCATACCGATACATCATCACCAACTTGGACCGAAACCTGATACCTGTCGCGGACGAAATCAAGTTTCTTGATTCATACTTGTACTTGATGAAAGTGCGCCACGACGAAGGTGTCATTGCAAAAGTAAGTCCGGGCGTCAGACAATGCAAAGGTTTTCTTCCACCGGCTGTATTGCAGCTTCTTGTGGAAAACGCAATAAAACATAACAGCTTTTCATCTGAACATCCGCTGGTCATCGACATAAAGCTGTCCGATGATTATATAACAGTCAGCAATCTTAAGTCACCTTTGATGTCCCCAATCGAATCAACCGGTTTAGGACTTAAAAATATCACAGAACGATACGCTTTGCTTTGTGATAAAAAGGTCAAGATAGAGAATGCCGAAAACTTCTATTCGGTAAGTCTGCCCATCATAAAAAACACCATCCCCTATGAACATACTGATTCTTGAAGACGAGCCACGCAATGCCAAACGCCTCATAAGGCTGCTGAACGACATTGACAGAACATTTATTGTCGAAGGCCCTCTTGCCAGCATCAAAGAGACGGTCGAATTCTTTCAATCCGGCAAAACCACAAACCTCATTCTGGCGGATATCCGTTTGACTGACGGTTTGAGTTTCGAAGCTCTAAAATATGCCCCGGCAACCATACCCATCATATTTACCACCGCATACGACGAATATGCGGTACAAGCATTCAAGTTCAACAGTTTCGACTATCTTCTGAAACCGTTGGATTCGGATGAACTTGAAGCGGCCATTGACAAGGCGGCCAAAGCCGGTAAGAATTACACCGACGAAAACCTACAGCAGCTTTTCGATGCCTTACAGAAGAACAAGTTCCGTTATCGGGAGCGTTTCTTGCTTCCTTACCGTGACGGATATAAGACCGTGCGCGTTTCGGACATCAACCACATCGAAACAGAAAACAAGATTGTATATCTCCGTCTTAACAACGGCACTTCCGAAGTGGTCAATGTGTCAATGGATGAACTTGAACACCAACTGAATCCCGACTATTTCTTCCGGGCAAACCGCCAATATATTATCAATGTAGAGCACGTTTTGTTCCTCGGTAATTATTTTGGAGGAAAGTTGATTGTCCGTTTGAAAGGTTATCCGAAAACGGAAATACAAGTGAGTAAGGAAAAGGCGCAGAGGCTTAAGGAATGGATTGACAGGTAATTATTAACATGTGCGTAAAGTGAAATTATGTTCGTTTAGATTTGATTCTTACAAAATTTGCATTTGGCTCATCCTCTTTTAAACAAGTTATATCATTATCGGATTCACTTTCATCGTTTCTAAATTAAGGAACAGCCCGTGATGTTCCAACATCCCGTTACGGAACATCTTCCAAAGGATATTGCATCCGAGTTGTGCCAGTGTGGAGTTGATGAACAAGTCCTGCTTTTCCAACGCCTCCGCCAAGGAGCAGCTCGGTCC
The Bacteroides caecimuris DNA segment above includes these coding regions:
- a CDS encoding DUF5034 domain-containing protein: MTKAMKVFTYIMMVGALCCLFCYSKEKEDAPTGATFNKTFVTGYLTPESIVISKMNSGIKITFKGDLITSGRSFDALSIYYNDLSYNRYTIDGPRTAINDSIYKIEVYTVENFDASHPAGSDISDLIECRYISYYDYIQSGYKKEDKDVGQYIDMTEYWGIEGAKMLKDELTKINNRNTKLIAPTLVLKFKKEPENKGKFQFNLVFHLEEKEIKDSIEYEF
- a CDS encoding outer membrane beta-barrel family protein; translated protein: MHSKKSNIGMAAKAFLLTAIGLPMGVSAQGVIEEKADTIVVYPTQHLEEVVIVHQIPIVKLKTDKVTYQVSNDVESKTRSVLDILRKVPMVTVDGRNNIMVNGSAQFKVYVDGRLSTVITRNPKQTLRSMPASHVKNIEVITNPGAQYDAEGTGGVLCITTKKGGAKQALALEDDGYDGATSGSVHLLTGILSNGVDASLSGQQSKWSYDVNLNGEYMYSTGIIVESEVTGNGTRQWMRQKSSSKMPFSMGEVGVGYEIDSVQSLHVSMSTTWFATKEKSRPSYLYSGGMWGQEMAFSGSQKMNMNEISVDGGIDYQRQWGDRGRLFASYQISHAPNRNDTENRYDGLDTSLHPEITSTVKDIRTEICDRTTQHHLSTDLTIPLTRHQQLNTGVKFSFDRGESQATEMRFLNGGFVEQKAAAMHYRQSQNIAALYAEWEAQWGWLGLKEGLRYEHTWQKSRYLKGEGSKFSLHYGDLVPSVSLTAKAKENSTFGVSYTMRIRRPRINELDPYVNKSDPTQLSYGNPNLKAQHLNNLAIVHTLRANTLAMRISLNHSWSNDGIVRYSSMKDGRINTTFGNIARNRKTSLNAYASWNATRSTRLMLNGEVGYSDMRSREIDARNYGWHGNLNLGWQQNLPWQLKWSSNLEWMSRRYSLQGYDSGMMMISATLARSFLNDKLDVAISGMSGLGHGGKMYWESVSRTKDFTNISRFIEPMQDITIGITYTFGGKSRKYTEKTVSDSFEMGDSRIVKQQTKRRGKL
- a CDS encoding sensor histidine kinase; the encoded protein is MANENIKIMNWKNGLLLSTVSYMLYLILWFILDDETAGQLPEMAIADYIIDYLLCMLFTYISLGFSFLVFRVLPFRTSYVWVIVYASCLFTLNNVVAFGMISLFNFLWGENGNGLLDELLNMKGAYTFAMISTFLSSVYANTFYLQSYIKARNEKQALEMALMKEKEIALQSQLNSLKLQINPHFMFNNFNNLLELIEEDSGLAGKFLSNLSKAYRYIITNLDRNLIPVADEIKFLDSYLYLMKVRHDEGVIAKVSPGVRQCKGFLPPAVLQLLVENAIKHNSFSSEHPLVIDIKLSDDYITVSNLKSPLMSPIESTGLGLKNITERYALLCDKKVKIENAENFYSVSLPIIKNTIPYEHTDS
- a CDS encoding Ig-like domain-containing protein, with the translated sequence MKKVKFIKFTMAFFACVLAVTMGSCDKNDDPKVPDLKCTPSKVEVAPGKTATVTVSGGTAPFTVTSSDSKIATAKADKNTITITGVKNGTATILISDSKKLTGKVPVMVKDMASELDFDKKSISVTAGKEETVTVKGGSAPFTATAKDTKIATVTIKDGKIIIKGVKAGSTSVTVTDKDKKAGTISVTVK
- a CDS encoding porin family protein; translated protein: MKKILLTLLLALPFCMVAKAQDFRVGITGGYNLSSPSGYKSQSGFHVGVKGELGLPIVTKGLYMDFGLMLSSHGWKSPGYYYDGNYNPSAGEKPDKPSSGYTSDNKCTPYYLNIPIHIGYKFPVGRNVSLFINAGPYFNIGLFGKAKETITPDKGTATTKEMVGNVFSDKMLNRFDWGLGFRAGTEIARHIQLSIGYDWGMKNINKSGVDNKNRTFVASCAYMF
- a CDS encoding LytR/AlgR family response regulator transcription factor codes for the protein MNILILEDEPRNAKRLIRLLNDIDRTFIVEGPLASIKETVEFFQSGKTTNLILADIRLTDGLSFEALKYAPATIPIIFTTAYDEYAVQAFKFNSFDYLLKPLDSDELEAAIDKAAKAGKNYTDENLQQLFDALQKNKFRYRERFLLPYRDGYKTVRVSDINHIETENKIVYLRLNNGTSEVVNVSMDELEHQLNPDYFFRANRQYIINVEHVLFLGNYFGGKLIVRLKGYPKTEIQVSKEKAQRLKEWIDR